One Pelecanus crispus isolate bPelCri1 chromosome 14, bPelCri1.pri, whole genome shotgun sequence genomic window carries:
- the SRC gene encoding proto-oncogene tyrosine-protein kinase Src, with protein sequence MCVCLLQPGTMGSSKSKPKDPSQRRRSLEPTDNAHHSGYPASQTPSKAAASDAHRTPSRSFGTMAAESKLFGGFNTSDMVTSPQRAGALAGGVTTFVALYDYESRTETDLSFKKGERLQIINNTEGDWWLAHSLTTGQTGYIPSNYVAPSDSIQAEEWYFGKITRRESERLLLNPENPRGTFLVRESETTKGAYCLSVSDFDNAKGLNVKHYKIRKLDSGGFYITSRTQFNSLQQLVAYYSKHADGLCHRLTNVCPTSKPQTQGLAKDAWEIPRESLRLEVKLGQGCFGEVWMGTWNGTTRVAIKTLKPGTMSPEAFLQEAQVMKKLRHEKLVQLYAVVSEEPIYIVTEYMSKGSLLDFLKGEMGKYLRLPQLVDMAAQIASGMAYVERMNYVHRDLRAANILVGENLVCKVADFGLARLIEDNEYTARQGAKFPIKWTAPEAALYGRFTIKSDVWSFGILLTELTTKGRVPYPGMVNREVLDQVERGYRMPCPPECPESLHDLMCQCWRKDPEERPTFEYLQAFLEDYFTSTEPQYQPGENL encoded by the exons atgtgtgtctgtctcctccagcctgggaccatggggagcagcaagagcaaacCCAAAGATCCCAGCCAGCGCCGGCGCAGCCTGGAGCCCACCGACAATGCCCACCATAGCGGCTACCCGGCTTCGCAGACGCCCAGCAAGGCAGCCGCTTCTGACGCTCATCGCACCCCCAGCCGCTCCTTTGGGACCATGGCTGCCGAGTCCAAGCTCTTTGGAGGCTTCAACACCTCCGACATGGTCACCTCGCCTCAGCGTGCCGGGGCACTGGCTG GTGGAGTCACCACCTTTGTGGCCCTCTATGACTATGAGTCCCGGACCGAAACGGACTTGTCCTTCAAGAAAGGAGAGCGCCTGCAAATCATCAACAATAC GGAAGGTGACTGGTGGCTGGCTCATTCCCTCACTACAGGACAGACGGGCTACATCCCCAGTAACTATGTTGCGCCCTCAGACTCCATCCAGGCTGAAGA GTGGTATTTTGGGAAGATCACTCGCCGGGAGTCCGAGCGGCTGCTGCTCAACCCCGAAAACCCCCGAGGGACCTTCCTGGTCCGGGAGAGCGAGACCACAAAAg GTGCCTACTGCCTCTCTGTCTCTGACTTCGACAACGCCAAGGGACTCAACGTGAAGCACTACAAGATCCGCAAGCTGGACAGTGGCGGCTTCTACATCACCTCCCGTACACAGTTCAACAGCCTGCAGCAGTTGGTGGCCTATTACTCCA AACACGCTGACGGCTTGTGCCACCGTCTCACGAATGTCTGCCCCACTTCCAAGCCCCAGACCCAAGGCCTTGCCAAAGATGCCTGGGAAATCCCCCGGGAATCGCTGCGGCTGGAGGtgaagctggggcagggctgcttTGGAGAGGTGTGGATGG GGACCTGGAATGGCACCACCCGGGTGGCGATCAAGACACTGAAGCCTGGCACCATGTCCCCGGAGGCCTTCCTGCAGGAAGCCCAGGTCATGAAGAAGCTCCGTCATGAGAAGCTGGTTCAGCTCTACGCTGTGGTTTCAGAGGAGCCCATTTACATCGTCACTGAGTACATGAGCAAGG GGAGCCTCCTGGACTTCCTGAAGGGTGAGATGGGCAAGTACCTGCGGCTGCCCCAGCTCGTGGATATGGCGGCTCAG ATAGCATCTGGCATGGCCTATGTGGAGAGGATGAACTACGTCCACCGGGACCTCCGGGCAGCCAATATCCTCGTGGGGGAGAACCTGGTGTGCAAAGTGGCTGACTTTGGCTTGGCGCGCCTCATCGAGGACAACGAGTACACCGCTCGGCAAG GCGCAAAGTTCCCCATCAAGTGGACGGCCCCTGAAGCTGCTCTGTACGGAAGGTTTACCATCAAGTCGGATGTCTGGTCCTTCGGCATCCTCTTGACCGAGCTTACCACCAAGGGCAGAGTGCCATACCCAG GGATGGTGAACCGGGAGGTGCTGGACCAGGTGGAGCGGGGGTACCGCATGCCCTGCCCCCCCGAGTGCCCCGAGTCCCTGCATGACCTCATGTGCCAGTGCTGGCGGAAGGACCCGGAAGAGCGACCCACCTTCGAGTACCTGCAGGCTTTCCTGGAGGACTACTTCACCTCGACAGAGCCCCAGTACCAGCCTGGCGAGAACCTATAG
- the BLCAP gene encoding apoptosis inducing factor BLCAP produces MYCLQWLLPVLLIPKPLNPALWFSHSMFMGFYLLSFLLERKPCTICALVFLAALFLICYSCWGNCFLYHCTGSQLPESAHDPSVVGT; encoded by the coding sequence aTGTACTGCCTTCAGTGGTTGCTACCTGTCCTGCTCATACCCAAGCCCCTCAACCCAGCATTGTGGTTCAGTCACTCAATGTTCATGGGCTTCTACCTGCTCAGTTTCCTCCTGGAACGGAAACCTTGCACAATTTGTGCCTTGGTCTTCCTGGCAGCTCTATTCCTCATCTGCTACAGCTGCTGGGGGAACTGCTTCTTGTATCACTGCACAGGATCTCAGTTGCCGGAATCAGCTCACGATCCCAGCGTAGTGGGCACCTAG